From the genome of Colletotrichum destructivum chromosome 10, complete sequence, one region includes:
- a CDS encoding Putative NmrA-like domain, NAD(P)-binding domain superfamily gives MSTFIKPIPKSILIFGAAAHIGRPLTEYLTREAPSIKLRLATSSPNKKKQLQDAFPNAEVVEANYSDVASLSAAVSGIEGVFVITPGGLSEQEAMTNLVTALKEANSAIHIIRLVGVFPEIPPAQIPATVGPGSLAVEHPIAKRILDESGLPVTYINSGATFIDNFWIQIRPVLAKKTLIWPEHRVPFIDPRDIGEVAARLFLSDNAKHIGAFHTMNNGHDWLTYREVAGILSEVLGEPIGYEGDFEAFSGFYGPVMGPQIVQVLWNFFKYEESHEVMWSLNNFVERTLGRKPTTVKGWLLEHKEKLTQGTGGGGWAS, from the coding sequence ATGTCTACCTTTATCAAGCCAATCCCTAAAAGCATCCTCATCTTTGGCGCGGCTGCTCACATCGGCCGCCCACTGACAGAGTACCTCACCCGGGAAGCGCCCTCGATCAAGCTGCGTCTCGCCACAAGCAGccccaacaagaagaaacaGCTCCAAGACGCCTTCCCGAATGCAGAGGTCGTCGAAGCCAACTACAGCGACGTGGCGTCTCTCTCGGCGGCCGTCAGCGGCATCGAaggcgtcttcgtcatcaccCCCGGCGGTCTCTCTGAGCAGGAGGCCATGACGAACCTGGTGACGGCGCTGAAGGAAGCCAACAGCGCCATCCACATCATCCGTCTCGTGGGGGTGTTTCCGGAGATCCCGCCCGCGCAGATACCCGCCACCGTTGGGCCCGGGTCTCTCGCGGTTGAGCACCCCATCGCCAagcgcatcctcgacgagaGCGGGCTCCCCGTCACATACATCAACTCGGGCGCCACGTTCATCGACAACTTCTGGATCCAGATCCGGCCTGTCCTCGCCAAGAAGACCCTCATTTGGCCGGAGCACCGTGTCCCCTTTATCGACCCTAGAGATATCGGCGAGGTTGCTGCCCGGCTCTTCCTGTCGGACAATGCGAAGCACATTGGCGCGTTCCACACCATGAACAACGGCCACGACTGGCTCACGTACCGAGAGGTCGCCGGCATCCTGTCCGAGGTCCTGGGAGAGCCCATCGGTTACGAAGGCGACTTCGAGGCGTTTTCTGGGTTTTACGGTCCGGTCATGGGGCCGCAGATCGTGCAGGTCCTTTGGAACTTTTTCAAGTACGAGGAGTCGCACGAGGTGATGTGGTCCCTGAATAACTTTGTGGAGAGGACTTTGGGACGGAAGCCGACGACAGTGAAGGGGTGGTTGCTGGAGCATAAGGAGAAGCTCACACAAGGGACtgggggcggcgggtggGCGTCATAA
- a CDS encoding Putative BTB/POZ domain-containing protein, which yields MLPPSSRASSVDSDHQDAMDDVRTAPVFKALFPSFMSENVSDMKITCGGGAYSVHKVVLCGQSPFFDKALAGSFQQRANEALIKTSSNSFSKGAATATVDLPEDDPDILERFLEYLYTGNYDDKVLPKLSTPANIALMNHEEIMEELSHPPGVVLPVRPLKGPRDSEPKPGGRGTKLSGSAFDSDDDSDDSDYQEGDHGRKPPGPEDCFETENEEEYDKLCVEIEQDCVAIQAVVDEDQVTDRNAFIRHQAVVRNDLFLHLRVYVMADKFAVPALKLLARNRFYRAAELAWEVAEEFHAVVDELYTNTPETDVDMRGIVCRLVGNNVFDDRVMERLEPVMRKHGDFAVGVLKHSIAERRERWC from the exons AtgttgccgccgagctcgagagctTCCTCGGTGGACAGCGATCACCAAGACGCCATGGATGACGTGCGCACCGCCCCTGTCTTCAAGgctctctttccctccttcaTGTCGGAGAACGTCTCGGACATGAAGATCActtgcggcggcggtgcctACAGTGTCCATAAAGTAGTTCTTTGCGGCCAGTCCCCATTCTTCGACAAGGCTCTAGCCGGGA GTTTTCAACAAAGGGCCAATGAAGCACTCATCAAAACCAGCTCTAATTCTTTCTCAAAGGGAGCAGCAACCGCCACCGTCGACCTCCCCGAAGACGATCCGGACATCCTCGAGAGATTTCTGGAGTACCTCTACACCGGAAACTACGACGACAAAGTCCTGCCCAAACTGAGCACGCCGGCAAATATAGCTTTGATGAACCATGAAGAAATAATGGAGGAGCTGAGCCATCCTCCTGGCGTCGTATTACCGGTTCGTCCGCTCAAGGGGCCTCGCGATTCAGAACCGAAACCGGGCGGAAGGGGGACGAAATTGTCTGGAAGTGCCTTTGATAGCGACGACGATTCCGATGACTCTGACTACCAAGAAGGCGACCATGGCCGGAAACCGCCGGGCCCCGAAGACTGTTTTGAGACTGAAAACGAGGAGGAGTACGACAAGCTCTGTGTCGAGATCGAACAGGACTGCGTCGCAATCCAGGCCGTGGTCGATGAGGACCAGGTGACCGACAGGAACGCCTTCATCCGCCACCAGGCCGTCGTGCGCAATGACCTCTTCCTGCACCTGCGGGTGTACGTCATGGCTGATAAGTTTGCCGTGCCGGCCCTCAAGCTCCTCGCGCGCAACCGCTTCTACCGCGCCGCAGAGCTAGCGTGGGAAGTGGCCGAAGAGTtccacgccgtcgtcgacgagctgtACACAAACACCCCCGAGACGGACGTCGACATGCGCGGCATCGTCTGCCGCCTCGTCGGGAACAACGTGTTCGACGACCGGGTGATGGAGAGGCTGGAGCCGGTCATGAGGAAGCACGGCGAtttcgccgtcggcgtgctCAAGCACTCCATCGCTGAGCGCAGGGAGCGCTGGTGTTGA
- a CDS encoding Putative zn(2)Cys(6) fungal-type DNA-binding domain, flavin prenyltransferase UbiX produces MHSPNRTHPNTPSDNRASLRDLLRSRQQSRNGVRGNPKSCLPCRERKVKCDKKLPCSTCDKRGHPDLCDYDDKTSRPSLGGATSPARFARGTMQIAGGSLETAFDNQQMDTSVGDANQELEDGLRSTLPTESLRVHQAPRAAVSTSEITAGGGGSPLFLADASVVNMARRRSIQSRNDPARQSAFETGILPLLGVSEDTHTSLPSYQALPGDQEIIRLFELFRRRVQPFHLITYDLDKVEEKICRLVNARSDPDSGISSDDACWLCLLHAILAAGAQFSDMDLQDRIAVTQRHTKQAFDLLRSTDYLARPSKEAVQTLLLLGNVLQNDMKPQAAWVLGGTTIRLAQCLGLHRRIGRPPTSLMPDEETRHLRLAIVWQDSLLALTFGRPPASYEMDFEEDLPRLDDARTNGHGLSYLQAMSWLCHAALRHLSSQSDVSGRLLSTLKDIKAIEDSLSPHLIDPKRSKTIPQIQEHYAFELHRHFVISTLCRPCVSSSGAVELREIDKAMVLEQFQESLRRSARAYIRLRSIAGHAKRSWAFIHNGLTSVLLLSLMRETRYLPETQTLQDQLISSLSMGEVEPYPSTDSGPVGHLSGTLQKALKALKTLRTLAERDASGQDLDAVSNTNRAMPDSRDVGPETIEGSGTGTADQTSFWNNPADWSFPADFDLSPLGAFDFIMSDQNLGDEIFLSNMP; encoded by the exons ATGCATTCGCCAAATCGCACCCATCCGAACACGCCGAGCGACAACCGAGCATCCCTCCGAGACCTTCTGCGATCTCGCCAACAGAGCCGCAACGGAGTTCGGGGGAACCCCAAGTCGTGTTTGCCTTGCCGGGAACGAAAGGTCAAGTGCGACAAGAAGCTGCCGTGTTCAACATGCGACAAACGCGGGCACCCCGACCTATGCGACTACGATGACAAGACTTCGCGTCCCTCGCTCGGCGGTGCCACGTCGCCCGCACGTTTTGCACGAGGCACGATGCAAATTGCTGGCGGCAGCTTGGAGACTGCTTTTGATAACCAACAGATGGATACGAGCGTTGGGGATGCGAATCAGGAGCTGGAGGATGGATTGCGCAGCACACTCCCAACCGAATCTCTGAGGGTGCATCAGGCCCCCCGAGCAGCAGTATCAACATCTGAAATAACGGCCGGTGGCGGTGGGAGTCCTCTTTTCCTGGCTGACGCTTCAGTCGTCAATatggctcgccgacgctcAATCCAATCCCGAAACGACCCGGCCCGCCAATCCGCCTTCGAAACCGGCATCCTGCCTCTCCTGGGCGTCAGCGAAGACACCCATACGTCGCTACCCTCCTACCAGGCTTTGCCGGGCGACCAAGAAATCATCAGACTGTTCGAGCTGTTTCGCCGTCGAGTACAACCCTTTCATCTCATCACCTACGACCTGGACAAAGTCGAAGAAAAGATATGTCGGCTAGTCAATGCGAGAAGCGACCCTGACTCGGGAATCAGTTCTGATGATGCTTGTTGGTTATGCCTTCTTCACGCCATCTTGGCCGCCGGTGCTCAGTTCTCAGACATGGACCTTCAAGACCGAATTGCGGTGACTCAGAGACACA CAAAACAGGCTTTCGATCTGTTGCGATCTACTGATTATCTTGCGAGACCGTCCAAAGAAGCTGTACAAAcacttcttctcctcggcaacGTGCTACAGAACGACATGAAACCGCAAGCTGCCTGGGTCCTTGGAGGTACCACAATACGCCTGGCACAATGTCTGGGGCTTCATCGCAGGATCGGTCGCCCACCAACCTCCCTAATGCCAGATGAAGAGACCCGGCACTTGAG ATTAGCAATTGTCTGGCAGGACTCGCTTCTTGCCCTCACCTTTGGCCGACCCCCAGCATCGTACGAGATGGACTTCGAAGAGGACCTGCCTCGACTTGACGACGCCCGCACCAACGGCCACGGCCTCTCGTACCTTCAAGCCATGAGTTGGCTCTGTCATGCCGCTTTGCGCCATCTATCCAGCCAATCAGACGTATCGGGCCGGTTGCTGTCAACATTGAAGGACATCAAAGCCATTGAAGACTCCCTGTCACCCCATCTGATCGACCCCAAGAGGAGCAAGACAATCCCGCAGATCCAGGAGCACTACGCCTTTGAGCTACACCGACATTTTGTCATCTCTACGCTGTGTCGACCTTGTGTCTCCAGCAGTGGAGCGGTGGAACTAAGGGAAATTGACAAGGCGATGGTTCTCGAGCAGTTCCAAGAGTCGCTTCGTAGAAGTGCACGAGCTTACATCCGCTTGAGGTCGATTGCAGGGCATGCCAAACGCTCATGGGCATTCATTCACAACGGTCTCACATCAGTCCTTCTGCTAAGTCTGATGCGAGAGACGCGATACCTTCCGGAAACACAGACTCTTCAAGACCAGCTCATCTCCAGCCTCTCCATGGGGGAAGTCGAGCCATACCCGTCCACGGACAGTGGTCCCGTAGGTCATCTGTCAGGCACCCTTCAGAAAGCCCTCAAGGCGCTCAAGACTCTGCGGACGCTTGCCGAACGTGATGCTAGCGGTCAGGACCTAGACGCTGTTTCCAATACCAACAGAGCCATGCCGGACTCCCGAGATGTTGGACCGGAGACTATAGAAGGGAGCGGAACGGGCACCGCAGACCAAACCAG TTTCTGGAACAATCCTGCCGATTGGAGCTTCCCCGCGGATTTTGATCTGTCTCCTCTCGGTGCTTTTGACTTCATCATGTCAGATCAgaacctcggcgacgaaATTTTCCTTTCCAATATGCCATGA